From Solwaraspora sp. WMMD1047, the proteins below share one genomic window:
- a CDS encoding IS4 family transposase, with translation MDALPRLGAGAAWQHIGLGVLSQSVPRELIDEAVAATGVTQRRVRLLPARVVVLFVLAMCLFSTDGYRQVWRLLVSGWPALARITPTTSAFSQARQRLGEAPLRYLFERVAGARGEPGMPGVFVAGRRVVAWDGTKLQTADSPANEAAFGRDAGGGGNTAGYPRLWLLTLIECGTHAVIGASFGREAEMVQARALLPLLREDMLLVADRNFHGYDLWRAAEATGAGLLWRMKSNRHLPVVRALPDGSWISVIKPPPGRRRGTEPVITVRVIEYTVTVATTNRHGVTACRTERYRLVTNLLCPQDITAGQLIDCYHQRWETENSYQNLKTHQRGSKVVLRSHDPTGVRQEMWAHLIVYQALRDLITTTAAEHHLDPDRLPFLTCLRLARRHVINTAITTSRDLTSALITVADELLDDQTGPRRSRSSPRAVKRPTSPYRGKKRTEPASTTATYTTNLTKPGPEST, from the coding sequence ATGGATGCGTTGCCGCGGCTTGGTGCGGGCGCCGCGTGGCAACACATCGGGCTGGGCGTGCTGTCACAGTCGGTGCCGCGAGAGCTCATCGATGAGGCGGTAGCGGCGACCGGAGTCACTCAGCGGCGGGTACGTCTGCTGCCGGCTCGGGTGGTGGTGTTGTTTGTGTTGGCGATGTGCCTGTTCAGTACGGACGGCTACCGGCAGGTGTGGCGGTTGCTGGTTTCGGGCTGGCCCGCGTTGGCCAGGATCACCCCTACCACCTCGGCGTTTTCTCAGGCCCGTCAGCGGTTGGGGGAGGCGCCTCTGAGATATCTGTTCGAGCGGGTGGCCGGGGCGCGGGGCGAGCCGGGCATGCCCGGCGTGTTCGTGGCCGGACGGCGGGTCGTGGCCTGGGACGGCACCAAGCTGCAGACGGCCGACAGTCCCGCCAATGAGGCCGCTTTTGGTCGTGATGCGGGTGGCGGTGGCAACACGGCGGGCTACCCACGGCTGTGGCTGTTGACGTTGATCGAGTGTGGCACGCATGCGGTCATCGGTGCGTCGTTCGGCCGCGAAGCGGAAATGGTCCAGGCCCGCGCCCTGCTTCCCCTGCTACGGGAAGACATGCTGCTCGTCGCTGACCGGAACTTTCACGGCTATGACCTGTGGCGGGCAGCGGAGGCCACCGGCGCAGGACTGCTCTGGCGGATGAAGTCCAACCGCCACCTGCCCGTGGTAAGGGCACTGCCAGATGGATCTTGGATATCAGTCATCAAACCCCCACCAGGGCGGCGGCGGGGCACCGAACCGGTCATCACCGTCCGGGTGATCGAGTACACCGTCACGGTCGCCACCACCAACCGACACGGCGTGACGGCATGCCGGACCGAGCGGTACCGGCTGGTCACCAACCTACTCTGCCCGCAGGACATCACCGCGGGACAGCTGATCGACTGCTACCACCAACGCTGGGAAACAGAGAACAGCTACCAGAACCTCAAGACCCACCAGCGAGGGTCGAAGGTCGTACTACGTTCCCACGATCCCACCGGTGTCCGGCAGGAGATGTGGGCTCATCTCATCGTCTACCAAGCGTTACGGGACCTGATCACCACGACCGCCGCCGAGCATCACCTCGACCCCGACCGACTACCGTTCCTGACCTGCCTACGCCTGGCACGTCGACACGTCATCAACACCGCGATCACCACCAGCCGGGACCTCACCAGCGCACTGATCACGGTCGCTGACGAACTCCTAGACGATCAGACCGGCCCACGCCGGTCACGCTCCAGCCCCCGAGCGGTCAAACGCCCTACCTCGCCCTACCGCGGCAAGAAACGAACCGAACCAGCATCAACCACAGCCACCTACACCACCAACCTCACCAAACCCGGCCCGGAAAGCACTTAA
- a CDS encoding hemolysin III family protein, producing MTTSAPIRMTPVDLGKPRMRGWLHAYAFFVAVVCGIVLCMLAATRPGWQPLVSCLVYSLTVCGLFGTSALYHRRVWTPRGYRLMRRMDHSMIFVFIAGTYTPFCLLLLSPPASGVLLAVVWTGAVAGVTIKVIWPHAPRWVSAPLYLALGWVAVAVLPDILRNGGVTALVLLAAGGVAYSVGAIFYALRRPNPWPTVFGHHEFFHACTLVAAICHHIAIYFALFA from the coding sequence GTGACCACCTCGGCCCCGATTCGGATGACGCCGGTCGACCTGGGGAAACCCCGGATGCGCGGCTGGCTCCACGCGTACGCGTTCTTCGTCGCGGTCGTCTGCGGCATCGTGCTCTGCATGCTCGCCGCGACCCGACCCGGCTGGCAGCCGCTGGTGAGCTGCCTCGTCTACAGCCTCACCGTGTGCGGACTCTTCGGCACCAGCGCGCTCTACCACCGCCGGGTCTGGACGCCGCGCGGCTACCGGTTGATGCGCCGGATGGACCACTCGATGATCTTCGTGTTCATCGCCGGCACCTACACGCCGTTCTGCCTGCTGCTGCTCTCGCCGCCGGCCTCCGGGGTGCTGCTCGCGGTGGTCTGGACCGGGGCGGTGGCCGGCGTCACCATCAAGGTGATCTGGCCGCACGCGCCGCGCTGGGTTTCCGCGCCGCTGTACCTGGCGCTCGGCTGGGTGGCGGTCGCGGTGCTGCCGGACATCCTGCGCAACGGCGGCGTCACCGCGCTGGTGCTGCTGGCGGCCGGCGGGGTCGCGTACAGCGTCGGGGCGATCTTCTACGCGCTGCGCCGGCCGAACCCGTGGCCCACCGTCTTCGGCCACCACGAGTTCTTCCACGCCTGCACCCTGGTCGCCGCCATCTGCCACCACATCGCCATCTACTTCGCCCTCTTCGCCTGA
- a CDS encoding allophanate hydrolase subunit 1, giving the protein MRIRPVGTNALLLEFEPGEPVEQVDDDPADREGGPADQVESWRAELWRRRETGDLTAADIVPAARTILIDGTPDPEATAALIAGWPPPPAAGSATGSLLEIPIEYDGEDLPDVAALWGVDVTEAVRRISDTELRVAFCGFSPGFGYLTGLPADWAVPRLATPRPKVPAGSVALAGPYAGIYPTASPGGWRLIGRTDVPLFDVHRDPPALLVPGTRVRLVPA; this is encoded by the coding sequence ATGCGGATCCGCCCGGTCGGCACCAACGCCCTCCTGCTCGAATTCGAACCCGGCGAACCCGTCGAACAGGTCGATGACGACCCTGCCGATCGGGAAGGCGGCCCCGCCGACCAGGTCGAGTCCTGGCGGGCCGAGTTGTGGCGCCGCCGCGAGACCGGCGACCTGACCGCCGCCGACATCGTCCCGGCCGCCCGCACGATCCTGATCGACGGCACCCCCGACCCCGAGGCGACGGCCGCCCTGATCGCCGGCTGGCCACCACCGCCGGCCGCCGGCTCCGCGACCGGCAGCCTCCTGGAGATCCCCATCGAGTACGACGGCGAGGATCTGCCCGACGTCGCGGCGCTCTGGGGCGTCGACGTCACCGAGGCGGTACGCCGGATCAGCGACACCGAACTGCGGGTCGCGTTCTGCGGCTTCTCCCCCGGCTTCGGCTACCTGACCGGCCTGCCGGCCGACTGGGCGGTGCCCCGCCTAGCCACCCCCCGACCGAAGGTGCCCGCCGGCTCGGTGGCGCTCGCCGGCCCGTACGCCGGGATCTATCCGACCGCCTCGCCGGGCGGCTGGCGGCTGATCGGCCGCACCGACGTGCCCCTCTTCGACGTGCACCGGGACCCGCCCGCACTGCTCGTGCCCGGCACCCGCGTCCGGCTGGTGCCGGCATGA
- a CDS encoding biotin-dependent carboxyltransferase family protein, whose protein sequence is MTGPVEGRVIQVVRAGPLTTVQDLGRPGWAHLGVPRSGALDGPALRLANRLVGNPATAAALEITLTGCTLRLPDGGTIAVTGARSRLRVDGQPADLDTPVAVPPGALIEIGPAKTGVRGYLAVAGGIAVPPVLGSRSTDTLSGLGPPPLRNDQILPLGQPNQPGQPGEPNQPGEPNRPGAENQPSATDQPGAANHAGATGRQGATDQPGVAGQRVAASEPWVMDQDGDGSTEGSGPQSASGRELTLTVRLGPRDDWFTPAAIEALLGTAYTVTPMSNRVGARLAGAALPRAEAGELPSEGVVLGAVQVPADGQPLIFLADHPTTGGYPVIAVVEDVTPLAQARPGTTLRFRGPQR, encoded by the coding sequence ATGACCGGGCCGGTCGAAGGTCGGGTGATCCAGGTGGTGCGGGCCGGGCCGCTCACCACCGTCCAGGATCTCGGCCGCCCCGGCTGGGCACACCTCGGCGTACCCCGGTCCGGGGCGCTGGACGGTCCCGCCCTGCGGCTGGCGAATCGGCTGGTCGGCAACCCGGCCACCGCCGCCGCCCTGGAGATCACCCTGACCGGCTGCACGCTCCGGCTGCCCGACGGCGGCACGATCGCGGTCACCGGGGCACGGTCCCGACTACGCGTGGACGGCCAGCCCGCCGACCTGGACACGCCGGTCGCGGTGCCGCCCGGCGCCCTCATCGAGATCGGACCAGCCAAGACCGGCGTACGCGGCTATCTGGCCGTGGCCGGCGGCATCGCCGTGCCCCCGGTGCTCGGCAGCCGCTCCACCGACACCCTCTCCGGCCTCGGCCCGCCCCCACTCCGCAACGACCAGATCCTCCCGCTCGGCCAACCCAACCAACCCGGCCAACCCGGCGAGCCCAACCAACCCGGCGAGCCCAACCGACCCGGCGCAGAAAACCAGCCCAGCGCGACCGACCAGCCCGGCGCAGCCAACCACGCTGGCGCGACGGGCAGGCAGGGCGCCACCGACCAGCCTGGCGTTGCGGGCCAGCGCGTCGCGGCCAGCGAGCCCTGGGTGATGGACCAGGACGGTGACGGCAGCACGGAGGGCAGTGGACCCCAGTCTGCGTCGGGGCGGGAGTTGACGTTGACCGTGCGGCTCGGGCCGCGGGACGACTGGTTCACGCCGGCCGCGATCGAGGCGCTGCTGGGCACGGCGTACACGGTCACGCCGATGAGCAACCGGGTCGGGGCGCGACTGGCCGGCGCGGCGCTGCCCCGCGCGGAGGCTGGCGAACTGCCCAGCGAGGGCGTGGTGCTCGGGGCGGTACAGGTGCCCGCCGACGGCCAACCGTTGATCTTCCTCGCCGACCACCCGACCACCGGCGGGTACCCGGTGATCGCCGTCGTCGAGGACGTCACCCCGCTCGCCCAGGCCCGGCCGGGGACTACGCTGCGGTTCCGTGGACCTCAACGCTGA
- a CDS encoding 5-oxoprolinase subunit PxpA, with amino-acid sequence MDLNADLGEGFGVWQLGDDDALLDVITSANVACGFHAGDPATMRRLCLAAAQRGVAVGAQVGYRDLAGFGRRRIEYDVAELRDDVTYQIGALAGFCRVAGTTLRYVKPHGALYNTAAVDETQAAAVVAALLDFDRTLPLLCLPGSVLAELAAGGGLRVVPEGFADRGYQPTGNLVPRSAPDALVTAADEVARRAVRMATEQTVLAVDGSVVPVPVESICLHGDTPGAVALAAQVRAALTSTGVPLAPFA; translated from the coding sequence GTGGACCTCAACGCTGACCTCGGGGAGGGCTTCGGCGTCTGGCAGCTCGGCGACGACGACGCGCTGCTCGACGTGATCACCTCCGCCAACGTCGCCTGCGGCTTCCACGCCGGCGATCCGGCCACCATGCGCCGGCTCTGCTTGGCCGCCGCCCAGCGCGGGGTCGCGGTGGGCGCGCAGGTCGGCTACCGCGACCTGGCCGGCTTCGGCCGGCGCCGGATCGAGTACGACGTCGCCGAGCTGCGCGACGACGTGACCTATCAGATCGGCGCGCTGGCCGGGTTCTGCCGGGTGGCCGGCACCACCCTGCGTTACGTCAAGCCGCACGGCGCCCTCTACAACACGGCCGCCGTGGACGAGACGCAGGCGGCGGCGGTGGTGGCCGCCCTGCTCGACTTCGACCGGACGCTGCCGTTGCTCTGCCTGCCCGGCTCGGTGCTGGCCGAGCTCGCCGCCGGCGGCGGGCTGCGGGTGGTGCCCGAGGGCTTCGCCGACCGGGGCTACCAGCCGACCGGGAACCTGGTGCCGCGCTCGGCGCCGGACGCGCTTGTCACCGCGGCGGACGAGGTGGCCCGGCGGGCGGTCCGGATGGCCACCGAGCAGACCGTGCTGGCGGTGGACGGCAGCGTGGTGCCGGTGCCGGTGGAGTCGATCTGCCTGCACGGCGACACCCCGGGCGCGGTCGCCCTCGCCGCGCAGGTACGCGCCGCACTCACCTCGACCGGGGTGCCGCTCGCGCCGTTCGCCTGA
- a CDS encoding NHL domain-containing thioredoxin family protein encodes MDARVRAPELRGRRWLNTGDRQLTLADLRGRVLILDFWTFCCVNCLHVLDELRPLEEKYGDVLVVIGVHSPKFEHEKDPAAVAAAVERYGVTHPVLDDPELEMWQQYAAKAWPTLCVVDPEGYVVATMAGEGHAEGLTRLLDELIAAHEAKGTLHRGDGPYVPPAEPATTLRFPGKALALPDGKLLVSDSARHSLVELAPDGETVLRRIGSGSRGRADGGPADARFSEPQGLCLLPPHAAEVAGYDLVVADTVNHLLRGVRLATGEVTTVAGTGRQWRSTVDDHAHDARSVDLSSPWDLAWYDDRLIVAMAGIHQLWWFDPVKRTAGTYAGTTVEALRDGPLPDVWLAQPSGLATSVDGRRLWLADSETSALRYVEDGELHTAVGQGLFDFGHVDGPADRALLQHPLGVCALPDGSVLVADTYNGAVRRLDPETDQVTTVATDLAEPSDLVLTTDGGVVVVESAAHRLTRLAPGALSAAGASTVDGQRRRAERPPTDLAAGPVTLEVIFTPAPGQKLDDSFGPPTRVTVSASPPELLLEGAGTGPELSRRLVVNPEVPAGVLQVVAQAATCDADAEHAACHLTRQDWGVPVRISGVGADRLPLILRGLDT; translated from the coding sequence ATGGATGCACGGGTACGGGCGCCGGAGCTGCGCGGTCGACGCTGGCTGAACACCGGCGACAGGCAACTTACGCTGGCCGACCTGCGCGGCCGGGTCCTGATCCTCGACTTCTGGACCTTCTGCTGCGTGAACTGCCTGCACGTGCTCGACGAGCTGCGTCCGCTGGAGGAGAAGTACGGCGACGTCCTCGTGGTGATCGGGGTGCACTCGCCGAAGTTCGAGCACGAGAAGGACCCGGCCGCCGTGGCCGCCGCCGTGGAGCGGTACGGCGTGACCCACCCGGTGCTCGACGACCCCGAGCTGGAGATGTGGCAGCAGTACGCCGCCAAGGCGTGGCCGACGCTCTGCGTGGTCGACCCGGAGGGGTACGTGGTCGCCACGATGGCCGGTGAGGGCCACGCCGAGGGCCTGACCCGGCTGCTCGACGAGCTGATCGCCGCCCACGAGGCGAAGGGCACCCTGCACCGCGGCGACGGACCGTACGTCCCGCCCGCCGAACCGGCCACCACGCTGCGCTTCCCGGGCAAGGCGCTGGCCCTGCCGGACGGGAAGCTGCTGGTCTCCGACTCGGCCCGGCACTCGCTCGTCGAACTGGCCCCCGACGGGGAGACGGTGCTGCGCCGGATCGGCTCCGGCAGCCGGGGCCGGGCCGACGGCGGGCCGGCCGACGCCCGGTTCTCCGAGCCGCAGGGGCTCTGCCTGCTGCCGCCGCACGCGGCCGAGGTCGCCGGCTACGACCTGGTGGTCGCCGACACGGTCAACCACCTGCTGCGCGGCGTACGGTTGGCGACCGGCGAGGTGACCACGGTCGCCGGCACCGGCCGGCAGTGGCGGTCCACCGTGGACGACCACGCCCACGACGCCCGCTCGGTCGACCTCTCCTCCCCCTGGGACCTGGCCTGGTACGACGACCGGCTGATCGTGGCGATGGCCGGCATCCACCAGCTCTGGTGGTTCGACCCGGTGAAGCGGACGGCCGGCACGTACGCCGGCACCACCGTGGAGGCGCTGCGCGACGGCCCGCTGCCGGATGTCTGGCTGGCCCAGCCGTCCGGGCTGGCCACCTCGGTCGACGGCCGCCGGCTCTGGCTCGCCGACAGCGAAACCAGCGCCCTGCGGTACGTCGAGGACGGCGAGCTGCACACCGCGGTCGGGCAGGGACTCTTCGACTTCGGGCACGTCGACGGTCCGGCCGACCGGGCGCTGCTGCAGCACCCGCTCGGGGTCTGCGCGTTGCCGGACGGCTCGGTGCTGGTCGCCGACACCTACAACGGCGCGGTCCGCCGCCTCGACCCGGAAACCGACCAGGTCACCACCGTCGCCACCGACCTGGCCGAGCCGAGCGACCTGGTGCTGACCACCGACGGCGGGGTCGTGGTGGTGGAGTCGGCGGCGCACCGGCTGACCCGGTTGGCGCCGGGTGCGCTCTCGGCGGCCGGCGCCAGCACCGTGGACGGTCAGCGGCGGCGGGCCGAGCGCCCGCCGACCGACCTGGCCGCCGGGCCGGTCACCCTGGAGGTGATCTTCACTCCGGCACCCGGGCAGAAGCTGGACGACTCGTTCGGGCCGCCGACCCGGGTGACGGTCTCGGCGTCTCCGCCGGAGCTGCTGCTGGAGGGCGCCGGCACCGGCCCGGAGTTGAGCCGCCGGCTCGTGGTCAACCCGGAGGTGCCGGCCGGGGTGTTGCAGGTCGTCGCCCAGGCGGCCACCTGCGACGCGGACGCCGAGCACGCCGCCTGCCACCTGACCCGGCAGGACTGGGGGGTGCCGGTCCGGATCAGCGGCGTCGGCGCCGACCGCCTACCACTGATCCTGCGCGGCCTGGACACCTGA
- a CDS encoding dihydrolipoamide acetyltransferase family protein: protein MTRIKEFNLPDLGEGLTEGEILGWLVSVGDTIELNQPIVEVETAKAAVEIPAKWGGRVREIFHPAGSTVEVGTPIIAIDTDPDAGELPGATARPAGELPEPSAEALAAVPPAPAGPVEPGLIGGPAPGGRTPVLVGYGPRTTAAKRRPRKPTSPGTPPTQPRPAAAPAQPTGNRPPPPTAEPVLPAAQQVAPVAEPVSTGQRNGAVLAKPPVRKLARDLGVDLRTLTGSGPLGSITRDDVHQAVAATEAVAEPAGRTATTTAPSFDADRERRIPIKGVRKLTAENMVASAFTAPHVTEFLTVDVTRSMKALDRLRSRPDWREVRCSPLLLVAKAVLLAVGRHPQVNSTWAGDEIVVKEYVNLGIAAATERGLIVPNIKDAGRLSLRELADAMTDLVKTAKAGRTAPADMAGGTFTITNVGVFGVDTGTPILPPGESAILAFGAVREMPWVHKGKVRVRQVTTLALSFDHRIIDGELGSRFLADVGSFLADPEAALLAWT from the coding sequence ATGACGCGGATCAAGGAATTCAACCTGCCCGACCTCGGTGAAGGGCTGACCGAGGGCGAGATCCTCGGCTGGCTGGTCTCGGTCGGCGACACGATCGAGCTGAACCAGCCGATCGTCGAGGTGGAGACGGCGAAGGCGGCGGTGGAGATCCCCGCCAAGTGGGGCGGCCGGGTACGGGAGATCTTCCACCCGGCCGGCAGCACCGTCGAGGTCGGTACGCCGATCATCGCCATCGACACCGATCCGGACGCCGGGGAGTTGCCGGGCGCCACCGCCCGGCCGGCCGGCGAACTACCGGAACCGTCGGCGGAGGCGCTGGCCGCCGTACCGCCGGCGCCGGCCGGCCCGGTCGAACCGGGACTGATCGGCGGTCCCGCCCCGGGCGGGCGGACCCCCGTCCTGGTCGGCTACGGCCCGCGCACCACGGCCGCGAAGCGGCGGCCGCGCAAGCCGACCTCGCCGGGTACCCCGCCGACCCAGCCCCGACCGGCCGCCGCCCCGGCCCAGCCGACCGGCAACCGGCCGCCGCCGCCCACCGCCGAGCCGGTGCTGCCGGCCGCGCAGCAGGTGGCGCCCGTCGCCGAGCCGGTGTCGACCGGGCAGCGCAACGGCGCCGTGCTGGCCAAGCCGCCGGTCCGCAAGCTCGCCCGGGATCTCGGGGTGGATCTGCGGACCCTCACCGGGAGCGGGCCGCTCGGCTCGATCACCCGGGACGACGTACACCAGGCCGTGGCAGCCACCGAAGCGGTGGCCGAGCCGGCGGGCCGGACGGCGACCACGACGGCGCCGTCGTTCGACGCCGACCGGGAGCGCCGGATCCCGATCAAGGGGGTACGCAAGCTCACCGCGGAGAACATGGTGGCCTCGGCGTTCACCGCGCCGCACGTCACCGAGTTCCTGACCGTGGACGTCACCCGGTCGATGAAGGCGCTGGACCGGCTGCGGTCGCGGCCGGACTGGCGCGAGGTCCGCTGCTCGCCGCTGCTGCTGGTGGCGAAGGCGGTGCTGCTCGCGGTCGGCCGGCACCCGCAGGTCAACTCGACCTGGGCCGGCGACGAGATCGTGGTGAAGGAGTACGTGAACCTCGGGATCGCCGCCGCCACCGAGCGGGGACTGATCGTGCCGAACATCAAGGACGCCGGCCGGCTGTCGCTGCGCGAGCTGGCCGACGCGATGACCGACCTGGTGAAGACCGCCAAGGCGGGCCGGACCGCTCCGGCGGACATGGCCGGCGGCACCTTCACGATCACGAACGTCGGCGTCTTCGGGGTGGACACCGGTACCCCGATCCTGCCGCCCGGGGAGTCGGCGATCCTGGCCTTCGGCGCCGTCCGGGAGATGCCGTGGGTACACAAGGGCAAGGTCCGGGTACGCCAGGTGACGACCCTGGCCCTGTCGTTCGACCACCGCATCATCGACGGCGAACTCGGGTCGAGGTTCCTCGCCGACGTCGGTTCGTTCCTCGCCGATCCCGAAGCGGCGCTGCTGGCCTGGACCTGA
- a CDS encoding alpha-ketoacid dehydrogenase subunit beta, producing the protein MATENWAGRGAPTEPQTMTLGKALNLGLRRALENDPKVVVMGEDVGKLGGVFRITDGLQKDFGENRIIDTPLAESGIIGTAVGLAIRGYRPICEIQFDGFVYPAYDQIVSQVAKMYYRSRGKLRIPMVIRIPYGGGIGAVEHHSESPEAYFAHTAGLKVVSCASPQDAYAMIQQAISSDDPIVFLEPKRRYYEKGPVAVDAPLAEAYPLHAARVVRPGADATLLAYGPMVRTALDAATAAEEDGRDLEVIDLRSLSPMDLDPVFESVRRTGRCVVVHEAPGNVGLGAEIAARVTEECFYSLEAPVLRVTGYDTPYPAARLEEDYLPNLDRVLDAVDRSFGW; encoded by the coding sequence ATGGCCACCGAGAACTGGGCCGGCCGCGGCGCCCCCACCGAGCCGCAGACCATGACCCTGGGCAAGGCCCTCAACCTCGGGCTGCGCCGCGCGCTGGAAAACGACCCCAAGGTCGTCGTCATGGGCGAGGACGTCGGCAAGCTCGGCGGCGTCTTCCGGATCACCGACGGCCTGCAGAAGGACTTCGGCGAGAACCGGATCATCGACACCCCGCTGGCCGAGTCCGGCATCATCGGCACCGCCGTCGGCCTGGCAATCCGCGGCTACCGGCCGATCTGCGAGATCCAGTTCGACGGGTTCGTCTACCCGGCGTACGACCAGATCGTCTCCCAGGTCGCCAAGATGTACTACCGGTCGCGCGGCAAGCTGCGCATCCCGATGGTCATCCGGATTCCGTACGGCGGCGGCATCGGAGCGGTGGAACACCACTCCGAGTCGCCGGAGGCGTACTTCGCGCACACCGCCGGGTTGAAGGTGGTGAGCTGCGCCTCCCCGCAGGACGCGTACGCGATGATCCAGCAGGCGATCTCCTCCGACGACCCGATCGTCTTCCTGGAGCCGAAGCGCCGCTACTACGAGAAGGGGCCGGTGGCGGTCGACGCGCCGCTCGCCGAGGCGTACCCGTTGCACGCGGCCCGGGTCGTGCGGCCCGGCGCCGACGCGACCCTGCTGGCCTACGGCCCGATGGTGCGGACCGCGCTGGACGCGGCGACCGCCGCCGAGGAGGACGGCCGGGACCTTGAGGTGATCGACCTGCGCAGCCTCTCGCCGATGGACCTCGATCCCGTCTTCGAGTCGGTGCGCCGCACCGGCCGGTGCGTGGTGGTGCACGAGGCCCCGGGCAACGTGGGGCTCGGCGCGGAGATCGCGGCCCGGGTCACCGAGGAGTGCTTCTACTCCCTGGAGGCGCCGGTGCTGCGGGTGACCGGGTACGACACCCCGTACCCGGCCGCCCGGCTGGAGGAGGACTACCTGCCCAACCTGGACCGGGTGCTCGACGCCGTCGACCGCTCGTTCGGGTGGTGA
- the pdhA gene encoding pyruvate dehydrogenase (acetyl-transferring) E1 component subunit alpha encodes MAKGDRVATARGRRATPRPGRAGAGGPGDPDLVQLLTPEGERIDQVTGPDGTEYRVDFTDEEYRGLYRDLVLVRKLDAEATALQRQGELGIWASLLGQEAAQVGSGRALRPQDMAFPTYREHGVLYCRGIDPIMPFGLFRGVDQGGWDPNEFKFNLYTIVIGAQTLHATGYAMGINMDGKTGTDDGEAVIAYFGDGATSQGDVNEAFVWSGVFNSPIVFFCQNNQWAISEPLERQTRIPIYQRAAGFGFPGVRVDGNDVLATYAVTRAALDNARHGQGPTLIEAYTYRMGAHTTTDDPTRYRIASEVEAWRAKDPLARVRAFLTKQQIADEDFFAEIDEQAKRESLDLRERVLAMPDPQPVTLFDHVYPNGSPDLDAERERMARYLDSFEGSAH; translated from the coding sequence ATGGCGAAGGGTGACCGCGTGGCCACGGCCCGCGGCAGGCGGGCCACACCTCGGCCCGGGCGAGCCGGTGCGGGCGGTCCGGGCGACCCGGACCTCGTACAACTGCTCACCCCGGAAGGCGAGCGGATCGACCAGGTCACCGGCCCGGACGGCACGGAGTACCGGGTCGACTTCACCGACGAGGAGTACCGCGGCCTCTACCGGGACCTCGTCCTGGTGCGCAAGCTGGACGCCGAGGCCACCGCCCTGCAGCGGCAGGGCGAGCTGGGCATCTGGGCCAGCCTGCTCGGCCAGGAGGCCGCCCAGGTCGGCTCCGGCCGCGCGCTGCGACCGCAGGACATGGCGTTCCCGACCTACCGCGAACACGGCGTGCTCTACTGCCGGGGGATCGACCCGATCATGCCGTTCGGCCTGTTCCGCGGCGTCGACCAGGGCGGCTGGGACCCGAACGAGTTCAAGTTCAACCTCTACACCATCGTCATCGGAGCGCAGACCCTGCACGCCACCGGCTACGCCATGGGCATCAACATGGACGGCAAGACCGGCACCGACGACGGCGAGGCGGTGATCGCCTACTTCGGCGACGGGGCCACCTCCCAGGGGGACGTGAACGAGGCGTTCGTCTGGTCCGGCGTCTTCAACTCGCCGATCGTCTTCTTCTGCCAGAACAACCAGTGGGCCATCTCCGAGCCGCTGGAGCGGCAGACCCGCATCCCGATCTACCAGCGGGCCGCCGGCTTCGGCTTCCCCGGGGTCCGGGTCGACGGCAACGACGTGCTGGCCACCTACGCGGTGACCCGCGCCGCGCTGGACAACGCCCGGCACGGCCAGGGGCCGACCCTGATCGAGGCGTACACCTATCGGATGGGCGCCCACACCACCACCGACGACCCGACCCGCTACCGGATCGCCAGCGAGGTCGAGGCGTGGCGGGCCAAGGACCCCCTCGCCCGGGTCCGGGCCTTCCTGACCAAGCAGCAGATCGCCGACGAGGACTTCTTCGCCGAGATCGACGAGCAGGCCAAGCGGGAGTCGCTGGACCTGCGCGAGCGGGTGCTGGCGATGCCCGACCCACAGCCGGTCACCCTCTTCGACCACGTCTACCCGAACGGCTCACCGGATCTGGACGCCGAGCGCGAGCGGATGGCCCGGTACCTGGACTCGTTCGAGGGGAGTGCGCACTGA